Proteins encoded in a region of the bacterium genome:
- a CDS encoding PPC domain-containing protein gives MSLSNASRNSLDLPLCSLITAPDTSLSYFSGITPGDAYKVWINPANCTGCTPVYPFNVDSVTILVVQQSRLAPDTVYFGIDIECARFDPTDPCRGPGQERCFDLYYLALPADTDTVGLILWTVTLPFDSCWIDGPGFIGIWHLGHTLTTAFHPNVAFDGENLPPVVDCYAWTNFQGWIKWADTWVDPDPGYPALTIYGECNSTPPAPIDPCPESCSQQRFSGGPAWYDPTTTAVWQWFGVAAPDLVFPYKPMTIDFSMYYLNAGAVDDSVQLLVTYGCTRFDDVCCSPEDILCAGSIWLVRGNAAAQYTMPVSLDISALSCCLVEDFWVGAAVIGLGAGDPLPSFLWTADTGVPVCEQWIYTNGAYEHWPQGSMGWANIVLSGSCEDCLGDTSDVCPPYVPETLNCTGATLVNCGSVTLTGQTNSGGNSNVRSYCCTPWDEDGPEKVYTIIVPNNGNLSVALSNITGGDVDVFVLNACDPAACLGAGDESVDLTGLSYGTYYIVVDGFNGGVATYDISVTCIASCLGTLCRVITPVTPATTTRYYDAEWGRSAVDTVFQTFWNSTQTSTQSILKWNPATCDTFRRVIWTSQQATANRMIAYDPRNGGQFWVSTATGVGATFAFRLHRLSSTGGILNTWSTLAGIDTFRASGAAFDPDHNHLWVFMRSAVPPASGGSYTNDFYYCIDVNNEASPVLIQGPHSIVALNASPYEFFSSAGADYAESVDRIMLQNQGATSQNFMLCLRDIDPAYAGPPPGPGLAVVSWCPPDLNAARGFSLAAIDNIGSGVIQLLDWTDGATPPQEVNNYPSPCPLQQCDRVNNLRCYFASGSLTLHWTAPQSGNYQIYMTTDPNNDGNPDGGADPDFGPPQATVYRAAGAASWTAPDVVGSYRNYVVVSSCN, from the coding sequence ATGAGCCTGAGCAATGCATCACGGAATTCGCTGGATCTGCCGCTCTGTTCGCTGATCACGGCTCCCGACACATCGCTCTCGTATTTCTCGGGAATCACACCGGGCGACGCCTACAAGGTATGGATTAATCCGGCCAATTGCACTGGCTGCACTCCTGTCTATCCTTTCAATGTGGACTCGGTGACGATTCTGGTTGTCCAGCAGTCCCGGTTGGCGCCCGATACGGTCTATTTCGGTATTGACATCGAGTGTGCTCGCTTCGATCCTACCGATCCTTGCCGGGGTCCGGGCCAAGAACGTTGTTTTGATCTCTACTACCTTGCTCTGCCGGCCGACACCGACACCGTAGGACTGATTCTCTGGACGGTGACGCTGCCGTTTGATTCCTGTTGGATTGACGGCCCCGGCTTCATCGGCATCTGGCATTTGGGCCACACCCTGACCACCGCCTTCCATCCAAACGTCGCGTTCGATGGCGAGAACCTTCCGCCAGTAGTGGATTGCTATGCTTGGACGAATTTCCAGGGATGGATCAAGTGGGCCGACACGTGGGTGGATCCCGATCCGGGTTACCCGGCACTGACCATTTACGGCGAGTGCAATAGCACTCCCCCGGCTCCCATTGATCCCTGTCCGGAGTCGTGCTCGCAGCAGCGCTTCAGCGGTGGTCCGGCATGGTACGATCCCACCACAACCGCCGTATGGCAATGGTTCGGCGTTGCCGCTCCCGATCTGGTCTTTCCGTACAAGCCGATGACGATTGACTTCAGCATGTACTACTTGAATGCCGGTGCGGTGGATGACTCCGTCCAACTGCTGGTCACCTATGGCTGTACCCGGTTTGATGATGTGTGTTGCTCGCCGGAAGATATTCTGTGCGCCGGCTCCATCTGGCTCGTGCGCGGAAATGCGGCCGCTCAATATACGATGCCGGTGAGTCTCGATATTTCGGCTTTGTCGTGCTGCCTGGTGGAGGATTTCTGGGTGGGCGCGGCCGTTATCGGACTTGGCGCGGGTGATCCCCTTCCCAGCTTCCTCTGGACAGCCGACACCGGAGTGCCCGTATGCGAACAGTGGATCTACACCAACGGTGCCTATGAACACTGGCCGCAGGGATCCATGGGTTGGGCGAATATCGTCCTGTCCGGAAGCTGTGAGGATTGTTTGGGCGATACCTCGGACGTCTGTCCGCCCTATGTACCGGAAACTCTGAATTGCACGGGAGCCACGCTCGTGAACTGCGGTTCCGTGACTCTGACCGGTCAAACGAACAGCGGTGGCAACAGCAACGTCAGAAGCTACTGCTGCACACCCTGGGATGAGGATGGCCCGGAGAAGGTGTACACGATCATTGTTCCCAACAACGGCAATCTGAGTGTAGCCCTTTCGAATATCACCGGCGGCGACGTGGATGTATTCGTTCTCAACGCGTGCGATCCCGCAGCCTGCCTCGGAGCCGGTGATGAGAGCGTGGATCTTACCGGACTTTCCTACGGGACCTATTACATCGTCGTGGATGGATTCAACGGTGGAGTAGCCACCTATGACATCAGCGTCACCTGCATCGCCAGTTGTCTCGGGACGCTCTGCCGGGTGATTACACCCGTTACGCCCGCCACGACTACCCGCTACTATGATGCGGAGTGGGGAAGATCGGCTGTTGATACCGTATTTCAGACGTTCTGGAATTCCACACAAACGTCAACACAGAGCATTCTGAAATGGAATCCCGCCACCTGCGATACGTTCCGCCGAGTTATTTGGACGTCCCAACAGGCCACGGCGAATCGTATGATCGCCTACGATCCGCGTAATGGTGGACAGTTCTGGGTTTCGACGGCCACGGGAGTCGGCGCAACGTTCGCCTTCCGTCTGCATCGTCTGAGTTCGACGGGCGGGATACTCAACACTTGGTCAACGTTGGCAGGCATTGATACGTTCCGCGCTTCGGGCGCTGCCTTTGACCCGGATCACAATCACCTGTGGGTGTTCATGAGAAGTGCGGTGCCGCCGGCTTCCGGTGGTAGCTACACCAACGACTTCTACTACTGCATTGACGTGAACAACGAAGCCAGTCCGGTGCTGATTCAGGGTCCGCACAGCATAGTGGCCTTGAACGCGTCACCCTACGAGTTCTTCTCCTCGGCCGGCGCTGACTATGCGGAATCGGTTGATCGGATCATGCTCCAGAATCAAGGCGCAACCAGCCAGAACTTCATGCTGTGCCTGCGGGACATTGATCCGGCCTATGCGGGTCCGCCTCCCGGGCCGGGTTTGGCCGTTGTTTCATGGTGTCCGCCTGATCTCAATGCGGCGCGCGGTTTCAGTCTGGCGGCCATTGACAACATCGGCTCCGGCGTGATTCAACTCCTTGATTGGACGGATGGCGCGACCCCGCCGCAGGAAGTGAACAACTATCCTTCACCGTGTCCGCTTCAGCAGTGCGACCGGGTGAACAATCTCCGCTGCTACTTTGCCAGCGGCAGCCTTACCCTGCATTGGACGGCTCCGCAATCGGGCAACTACCAGATCTACATGACCACTGACCCGAACAACGACGGAAATCCGGACGGCGGTGCCGATCCTGACTTTGGCCCGCCGCAGGCAACGGTCTACCGTGCCGCCGGCGCAGCCTCGTGGACGGCCCCGGACGTTGTAGGTTCGTACCGTAACTACGTGGTCGTTAGCTCCTGCAACTAA
- a CDS encoding class I fructose-bisphosphate aldolase, which yields MSCKVHEILGSEADALLSYQCKGITKNMLHLPGPDFVDRVVLYTDRPSGVLVNLQRMFSQGRAAGTGYLSILPIDQGIEHSGAASFAPNPIFFDPAQICELAIEGGCNGVASTLGVLGAVSRKYAHKIPFIVKLNHNELLTYPNKHDQIEFGSVEQAFNLGAAAVGATIYFGAEESARQIQEVRIMFEEAHRLGMFCILWCYLRNNAFKKDGVDYHVSADLTGQANHLGVTIEADIIKQKAPENNGGFNAINFGKTNKKVYGELVPDHPIEWTRWQVVNCYMGRAGLINSGGAAGKNDMADAVRTAIVNKRAGGMGMISGRKAFQKPVKDGVALLNAIQDVYMDKSITVA from the coding sequence ATGTCGTGCAAAGTCCACGAAATACTGGGCTCCGAGGCGGATGCCCTGCTGAGCTACCAGTGTAAAGGCATCACGAAAAACATGCTCCACCTGCCCGGGCCGGATTTCGTTGACCGGGTGGTGCTGTATACCGACCGCCCCTCGGGAGTGCTGGTCAATCTGCAACGGATGTTCAGTCAAGGTCGCGCCGCGGGAACGGGATACTTGTCCATCCTTCCCATTGACCAGGGCATCGAGCACTCCGGTGCCGCCTCGTTCGCTCCCAACCCGATCTTCTTCGATCCGGCCCAGATCTGCGAACTGGCCATCGAGGGGGGCTGCAACGGGGTGGCCTCGACGCTCGGCGTCTTGGGTGCCGTGAGTCGGAAATATGCCCACAAGATTCCCTTCATCGTCAAGCTCAACCACAACGAACTCCTCACTTACCCTAACAAGCACGATCAAATCGAGTTCGGATCGGTGGAACAGGCCTTCAATCTGGGCGCGGCGGCGGTGGGAGCGACCATCTACTTCGGTGCCGAGGAAAGCGCGCGGCAGATTCAGGAAGTACGGATCATGTTCGAAGAGGCGCACCGCCTCGGCATGTTCTGTATACTCTGGTGCTACCTCCGCAATAATGCCTTCAAGAAGGACGGCGTGGACTACCACGTCTCAGCGGACTTGACGGGCCAGGCCAATCATCTCGGCGTGACCATCGAGGCCGATATTATCAAGCAGAAGGCTCCCGAGAACAACGGCGGCTTCAATGCGATCAACTTCGGCAAGACGAACAAGAAGGTGTACGGCGAGCTGGTTCCCGATCATCCGATTGAATGGACGCGCTGGCAGGTGGTGAATTGCTACATGGGACGCGCGGGTCTCATCAACTCCGGCGGCGCGGCCGGCAAGAACGACATGGCGGATGCCGTGCGCACGGCCATCGTCAACAAGCGGGCCGGCGGCATGGGAATGATCAGTGGCCGCAAGGCGTTCCAGAAGCCCGTCAAGGACGGCGTTGCGCTGCTGAACGCCATTCAGGACGTGTACATGGACAAGAGCATAACCGTTGCGTGA
- a CDS encoding T9SS type A sorting domain-containing protein, translating into MKRLLLIFVISAIMPELLHAQLHTRLLVHFDEGSGTIAHDSSGNNLHGTLGGVPTWTSGYVGGGLQFDGNGDRVDFGSSDLLRPDILTCEAWIYADSLRQQEMLIVTSGKDSNGFVLSLREGGKPSFDCQGSGSRHIAMSPDPLTIHQWHHLAGTFDGTTVRIFVNGACRASVLGTLSPATYPLLVGTDVTPPYTSDPFFGKIDEVQITDTVRYLCGENCAISLDGITAYGAVPDNPVLQFGSGNFTMEVMVRVDRIGTVYDFHLVTKGRYSNIAYFRLGIYLGTNWPVFCGASNNIEWNATSPDPISIGEWHHIAGVREGNTYILYVDGIEKARANLAVGSVDTNDSLFIGYLPMADPPPFFPGDVDEVRLWNVARSASDIADNVCRELSGSPPGLVAYYQFNSCAGTTIEDNAASPHDGVLRGSYQYVTADWCPENVVERAPMPIDFFLNQNYPNPFNASTEIGYAVAMGGPVKMEVLNILGQHVVTLVDAFQSPGSYRVIWNGKDDSGNAVGSGVYMYLLENRGQYQGRKMILIR; encoded by the coding sequence ATGAAACGCTTGCTCTTGATTTTTGTGATATCAGCAATTATGCCAGAACTCCTACATGCTCAGCTTCATACACGTTTGCTGGTGCATTTTGATGAGGGCAGTGGGACCATTGCACACGACTCATCGGGCAACAACCTCCATGGCACCTTGGGGGGAGTTCCTACATGGACGAGCGGCTACGTAGGAGGCGGTCTCCAGTTCGACGGCAACGGGGATCGGGTGGATTTCGGATCTTCTGACTTATTGCGACCGGATATCCTAACCTGCGAGGCTTGGATCTATGCAGACTCGCTCCGACAGCAAGAGATGTTGATTGTGACCAGCGGCAAGGATTCTAATGGATTCGTGTTGAGCCTACGTGAAGGAGGGAAACCGTCCTTTGATTGTCAGGGTAGTGGTTCGCGACACATCGCAATGTCGCCCGATCCGTTGACCATCCATCAGTGGCATCATCTGGCGGGGACGTTCGACGGGACCACGGTGCGCATTTTCGTTAACGGGGCTTGTCGGGCCAGCGTCCTGGGTACACTTTCACCGGCCACTTATCCGCTGCTTGTGGGCACGGATGTGACTCCGCCCTACACCTCGGACCCGTTCTTTGGAAAGATTGATGAAGTCCAGATAACGGATACGGTACGATATCTTTGTGGCGAAAATTGTGCAATTTCCCTGGATGGCATCACCGCCTATGGTGCGGTTCCCGACAATCCAGTTCTTCAATTCGGTTCCGGTAATTTCACTATGGAAGTCATGGTACGCGTGGACAGAATCGGCACCGTCTATGACTTCCACCTTGTCACGAAAGGTCGCTATTCGAACATAGCGTATTTTCGATTAGGTATCTATCTTGGCACCAACTGGCCAGTGTTTTGCGGCGCCAGTAACAATATCGAGTGGAACGCAACATCCCCGGATCCGATCAGCATCGGCGAGTGGCACCATATTGCCGGTGTGCGTGAAGGAAATACATACATTCTCTATGTGGATGGAATAGAGAAAGCGCGGGCCAATCTCGCGGTGGGCAGCGTAGACACGAACGATTCACTCTTCATCGGCTACCTGCCTATGGCCGATCCGCCCCCCTTCTTTCCCGGCGATGTGGACGAGGTCCGCCTGTGGAATGTGGCCCGTTCAGCATCCGACATCGCGGACAATGTCTGTCGCGAACTCTCAGGTTCTCCACCCGGACTCGTGGCATATTACCAGTTCAACAGCTGCGCCGGAACCACTATAGAAGACAACGCAGCCTCACCACACGATGGTGTCCTGCGCGGGAGTTACCAGTATGTCACGGCGGACTGGTGTCCTGAGAATGTAGTTGAACGTGCGCCAATGCCGATAGATTTCTTCCTTAACCAGAACTACCCGAATCCTTTCAATGCGAGTACCGAGATTGGCTACGCCGTGGCTATGGGCGGCCCTGTGAAAATGGAGGTGTTGAACATACTTGGCCAGCACGTGGTAACGCTTGTTGATGCCTTTCAATCACCCGGAAGCTATCGGGTCATATGGAATGGAAAAGATGACTCCGGCAACGCGGTGGGTTCTGGTGTTTACATGTACCTTCTTGAAAACCGTGGTCAGTATCAAGGTAGGAAAATGATACTGATTCGATAG
- a CDS encoding T9SS type A sorting domain-containing protein produces the protein MTPAIRLLFAIAILALPLTLCAQEFATDSHTRLLIHFNEGSGTIAYDASGNNLHGAIYGNPEWTGGRYGTALRYHGGPDGVNFGDSDLLKPPILTCEAWVYADSIPPGERLIVTSAKDYYGYALMLWESGNPAFDCQSSNTRHIAMSPDPLTIHRWYHLAGTFDGSTVRIFVDGICKASVSGSLWPATWPLLVGIDVTGPPYYSDPFYGIIDEVRISDVVRYACTFPDQIRIGDHFCLHLQPLQPTVVYWCCPWEGPPIFSWLPGCEYQMPGCMETCPPYTGPVTWTAQYDSSTADCPLPGGWWSGRFIAQGGGCVCVFFETQLAVELTIFAAVPSSAGIELRWTTASEIENDHFEIHRSIEGGLWSKIGTVPGHGTSSSAHHYSYLDEAVETGTTYSYRLASVDLNGATEWVGNMVSATPTAADVMPATYALHQNHPNPFNPSTEIVFEIPEAGNVALKVFNVAGQKVAALLNGPQNAGLHRATFNGSGLPSGVYFYRLSADGFIATKKMLLLK, from the coding sequence ATGACACCTGCAATTCGTCTTTTATTCGCGATAGCGATTCTTGCCCTGCCACTCACTCTGTGCGCACAGGAGTTCGCCACAGATAGCCACACGCGACTCCTTATTCACTTCAATGAAGGTAGTGGAACCATTGCATATGATGCCTCGGGCAACAACCTGCATGGCGCGATCTATGGCAACCCTGAGTGGACGGGTGGTCGATATGGCACCGCCCTCCGGTATCACGGAGGACCGGATGGGGTGAACTTCGGGGATTCCGATCTGCTGAAACCGCCAATCCTAACTTGTGAAGCTTGGGTATACGCCGACTCGATTCCACCGGGCGAGAGACTTATTGTGACCAGCGCCAAAGATTATTACGGCTATGCGCTCATGCTGTGGGAGAGTGGCAATCCGGCTTTCGATTGTCAGAGCAGTAATACGCGACACATCGCGATGTCCCCTGATCCGCTAACCATCCACCGGTGGTACCATCTCGCGGGGACATTTGACGGGAGTACTGTGCGAATCTTCGTTGACGGGATATGCAAAGCCAGTGTGTCAGGAAGCCTTTGGCCAGCCACTTGGCCACTTCTGGTTGGCATTGACGTTACCGGCCCGCCTTATTACTCCGACCCGTTCTACGGAATCATAGACGAAGTCAGAATCAGCGATGTTGTTCGCTACGCCTGCACATTCCCCGATCAGATTCGAATCGGTGATCACTTCTGCCTTCACTTGCAGCCTTTGCAGCCTACCGTAGTGTACTGGTGCTGCCCGTGGGAAGGGCCGCCGATTTTCAGTTGGCTGCCCGGCTGCGAGTACCAGATGCCCGGCTGCATGGAGACCTGCCCGCCCTATACAGGCCCCGTGACTTGGACGGCGCAGTATGATTCCAGCACCGCCGACTGTCCGCTGCCCGGAGGATGGTGGTCGGGCAGATTCATCGCGCAGGGTGGGGGTTGCGTCTGCGTGTTCTTCGAAACGCAGCTTGCCGTCGAACTGACCATCTTTGCGGCGGTGCCCAGCAGCGCTGGAATCGAACTCAGATGGACGACCGCCTCCGAGATCGAGAACGACCACTTTGAAATCCACCGCTCGATTGAAGGTGGCCTGTGGTCCAAAATCGGTACGGTACCCGGACACGGCACATCGAGTTCGGCTCATCACTATTCCTACTTGGATGAGGCCGTCGAAACCGGAACAACCTACAGTTATCGCCTTGCGTCCGTGGACCTGAATGGCGCAACGGAGTGGGTGGGTAACATGGTCTCGGCAACTCCGACGGCTGCGGACGTCATGCCGGCTACCTACGCGCTTCATCAGAATCATCCGAATCCTTTCAACCCGAGCACGGAGATCGTGTTCGAGATTCCTGAAGCCGGGAACGTTGCTCTGAAGGTGTTCAATGTGGCTGGTCAGAAAGTAGCGGCGCTCTTAAATGGGCCACAGAATGCAGGATTGCACCGCGCGACTTTTAACGGTTCCGGGCTGCCCTCAGGAGTCTATTTCTATCGTCTATCGGCAGATGGTTTCATAGCGACAAAGAAAATGCTGCTACTCAAGTAG
- the dinB gene encoding DNA polymerase IV: MSKAIFHLDMDQFFVAVELRCYPELRGKPVVVGGTPQGRGIVTTASYEARRFGLKSGMSAGEALRLCPDAIFIRPDSAKYVHASREMFKLLRQFTDRVEPVSVDEGYLDVTDVVRVFGGIPALAHKIKRTVVNELGLTATIGAGPNRLVAKMASGMNKPDGFTWIRASEVAAVFRNLPVGDLYGVGRSTARVLESFGIRTAGELAAFPVEILRRHFGKWGEDLNRIARGEGSDQVLAADEWPDEKSMGHEHTFSSDLTDREALLGRLHLLCERVARRLRAAHMTGRCVSVKVRYRGFQTLTHERRLKRFVQHEMDVYPVAERLFLECRDPERPVRLIGVQVAHLLPTSRILQQELFIAPDEPDFLAQTCDSIKDRFGESSIGFASGVFHAGAKRKSAYQRMGRPNMTFRHPLR; the protein is encoded by the coding sequence ATGTCGAAAGCGATTTTTCATCTGGACATGGATCAGTTCTTCGTGGCGGTCGAGCTGCGATGCTATCCGGAACTGCGCGGCAAGCCGGTGGTGGTGGGCGGGACTCCGCAGGGGCGGGGAATTGTCACCACCGCGTCCTATGAAGCCCGCCGCTTCGGTTTGAAGTCGGGAATGTCGGCGGGTGAAGCGTTGCGGCTGTGCCCGGACGCCATCTTCATTCGCCCGGACAGCGCCAAGTACGTTCACGCGTCGCGGGAGATGTTCAAGTTGCTCCGGCAGTTCACGGACCGCGTCGAACCGGTTTCAGTGGATGAAGGGTATCTGGACGTGACGGACGTGGTGCGAGTGTTCGGCGGCATTCCGGCGCTGGCCCATAAGATCAAACGAACTGTCGTAAATGAACTGGGATTAACGGCGACCATCGGAGCCGGGCCGAACCGGCTGGTGGCGAAGATGGCGTCGGGCATGAACAAGCCCGACGGGTTCACGTGGATTCGCGCGAGCGAAGTGGCGGCGGTTTTCCGGAATCTGCCGGTGGGAGACCTCTATGGAGTCGGCCGCTCCACGGCGCGCGTGCTGGAGAGCTTCGGCATCCGCACGGCGGGGGAATTGGCCGCTTTTCCGGTGGAGATTCTGCGGCGGCACTTCGGCAAGTGGGGAGAAGACTTGAATCGCATTGCCAGAGGGGAAGGGAGCGATCAGGTTCTGGCGGCGGATGAGTGGCCGGACGAAAAGTCTATGGGCCACGAGCACACCTTCAGCTCCGATTTGACGGATCGGGAGGCGCTCCTCGGCCGTCTTCATCTTCTCTGCGAACGGGTGGCCCGTCGTCTTCGCGCGGCGCACATGACCGGTCGCTGCGTGTCGGTGAAGGTGCGCTATCGGGGCTTTCAGACTCTCACGCACGAGCGGCGGCTGAAGCGGTTCGTCCAGCATGAAATGGACGTCTATCCGGTGGCCGAGCGGCTGTTTTTGGAGTGCCGCGATCCCGAGCGGCCGGTGCGGCTGATCGGAGTTCAAGTGGCTCACCTGCTGCCGACGTCGCGAATTCTTCAGCAGGAACTATTCATTGCTCCGGACGAGCCGGACTTTCTGGCCCAGACCTGCGACTCGATCAAAGATCGTTTCGGAGAATCCTCCATCGGCTTTGCGAGCGGTGTTTTCCACGCGGGCGCGAAACGAAAATCCGCCTATCAGCGCATGGGCCGCCCCAACATGACCTTTCGGCATCCGCTGCGGTGA
- a CDS encoding S8 family peptidase, with the protein MIRSLVGFILLTFLLAPACVLAGHDYTGCEWYPGHLIVNFTESVGMLQDVETGDATVSLGIASLDGLFARYKVVRMTRIVNDVILENLTFPPDFYRLMLLECPPEADLLAMIADFEADANVEYAEPNLLRKPCDRIPNDPLWANQWDKRQMNCPRAWDFTTGSRDFIVCAIDIGVHWIHADYPANLWVNPGEDMDEDSEPYTDTSYPGDNDDLNGVDDDGNGKVDDFIAWDFIRNIGGCAPGEDCDNSEDNNPSSIDNHGTHVLGIIGAVGNNGIGVTGVNWNVRIMMCRAGYITTQYEGRLPESATIPAMLWAVTHGAKVINMSYGGPGYSSSAANACLAAWNNGALLCGASGNEHSSGPHYPSAYAHVISVGSTTTGDRVSDFSNYGTTVDCYAPGSNITSTSINPSYEALDGTSMASPNAAGVFALLWSLFPNMTNQQIEDFVLDYCVDITALNPEYNPSHLGRGRIDAMRPLMSVFPYLVYEGVAVQNDTDGDGRLEAGESGGLIVTIANEAGWQMAYNAQMEVTSDDPNLTITNGLVPFGFLNAGQSVNNSSSPVQITVSGAVTDAYWATLNVTLSDGGDYPHTELVALRIGRPQTLLVDDDGTSDYYTYFVSGLTQGSATWYNHDVWSTTHNGEPAAGTLAEYDNVIWVCGSEATGTLTPENQTLLASFLNGGGNLLLAGQNIDEDISGSTFYSDYLHAQTDGDATPQRQLRGVDGDPISGGTSLLLIGGACAGNNTSPSKILPVGGGTAFFNYTQGGVGAVRFENGTYKTAYFAFAIEAGCGMNNTTHYSQILRNVMAWFGATPSSAEEPVGAAPVPSGFALHANYPNPFNPVTTLAFDLARAVPVQLRVFDIQGRQVAVLADGQMAAGSHTVTFDGTGLASGIYLAHLQAGDYSATQRMVLLK; encoded by the coding sequence ATGATTCGTTCGTTGGTTGGCTTCATCCTTTTGACGTTCCTGCTTGCACCGGCTTGTGTTCTGGCCGGCCACGACTACACCGGATGCGAGTGGTATCCGGGACACCTCATCGTCAACTTTACGGAAAGCGTCGGCATGTTGCAGGACGTGGAGACGGGCGATGCGACGGTGAGTCTGGGAATCGCGTCATTGGACGGACTGTTCGCGCGATACAAAGTGGTTCGTATGACGCGCATCGTGAATGATGTGATTCTCGAGAACCTGACGTTTCCTCCGGATTTCTATCGGCTGATGCTTCTCGAATGTCCACCGGAAGCCGACCTTCTGGCGATGATTGCCGATTTCGAGGCCGATGCGAACGTCGAATACGCGGAGCCGAACCTGCTGCGAAAACCCTGTGACCGTATCCCCAATGATCCACTGTGGGCAAATCAGTGGGATAAACGACAGATGAACTGCCCACGGGCGTGGGATTTCACAACCGGAAGCCGTGATTTTATCGTCTGTGCCATTGACATCGGAGTTCACTGGATTCACGCCGATTATCCGGCGAATCTGTGGGTGAATCCGGGCGAAGACATGGATGAAGATTCTGAGCCGTACACCGACACCAGCTATCCCGGTGACAACGACGATCTGAACGGGGTTGATGATGACGGCAACGGCAAGGTGGACGATTTCATCGCCTGGGACTTCATCCGCAATATCGGAGGTTGCGCACCGGGCGAGGACTGTGACAACAGCGAAGACAACAATCCATCCAGCATTGACAACCACGGGACTCACGTTTTGGGGATCATCGGTGCGGTCGGCAACAACGGCATTGGTGTCACGGGGGTCAATTGGAACGTCCGGATCATGATGTGCCGCGCGGGATACATTACCACCCAATATGAGGGACGGCTGCCCGAGTCGGCTACGATCCCGGCGATGTTGTGGGCGGTTACCCATGGGGCGAAGGTTATCAATATGTCCTACGGCGGGCCCGGCTACAGCAGTTCGGCCGCCAATGCCTGCCTGGCGGCGTGGAACAACGGAGCGCTCTTGTGCGGAGCGTCGGGGAACGAGCACAGCAGCGGTCCCCACTATCCCTCGGCATATGCCCACGTGATTTCGGTGGGAAGCACGACTACCGGCGATCGAGTTTCGGATTTCTCGAACTACGGCACAACCGTTGACTGCTACGCGCCCGGCAGCAACATCACGTCCACGTCCATCAATCCCAGCTATGAAGCGCTCGACGGTACTTCGATGGCGTCTCCCAATGCGGCGGGCGTGTTTGCTCTCCTATGGTCGTTGTTTCCGAACATGACCAATCAGCAAATCGAAGACTTCGTTCTCGACTACTGCGTGGACATCACCGCATTGAATCCCGAATACAATCCAAGTCATCTCGGTCGGGGTCGCATTGACGCGATGCGTCCGCTGATGTCCGTTTTCCCGTATCTCGTGTATGAGGGCGTCGCGGTGCAGAACGACACGGACGGCGACGGCCGCCTGGAAGCGGGGGAGAGCGGAGGATTGATTGTGACGATCGCCAACGAAGCGGGTTGGCAGATGGCCTACAACGCGCAGATGGAAGTCACCTCGGATGATCCGAACCTTACCATTACCAACGGACTGGTTCCTTTTGGATTCCTGAATGCCGGACAATCCGTGAACAACTCATCGAGTCCGGTGCAGATTACGGTTTCCGGTGCGGTGACGGATGCGTACTGGGCTACCCTGAACGTTACGCTCAGCGATGGCGGCGATTATCCCCACACGGAATTGGTGGCGCTTCGCATTGGCCGGCCCCAGACGCTGCTCGTTGATGATGACGGCACGAGCGACTACTACACGTATTTTGTGTCCGGCTTGACGCAAGGATCGGCCACGTGGTACAACCATGACGTCTGGTCTACCACCCATAATGGCGAACCTGCCGCAGGGACTTTGGCCGAGTATGACAACGTTATTTGGGTTTGCGGGAGCGAAGCCACCGGCACGTTGACTCCGGAGAATCAAACCTTGCTGGCAAGTTTCCTGAATGGCGGCGGCAATCTGCTGCTGGCCGGTCAGAACATTGACGAGGACATTTCGGGTTCGACGTTCTACAGTGACTACCTGCATGCTCAGACGGACGGTGACGCCACCCCACAACGGCAGCTTCGAGGCGTGGACGGTGATCCGATCTCGGGCGGCACATCGCTCTTGTTGATCGGCGGTGCCTGTGCGGGGAACAACACGAGTCCATCGAAGATTCTCCCCGTGGGGGGCGGCACGGCCTTCTTCAACTACACGCAGGGCGGGGTTGGTGCGGTGCGTTTCGAAAACGGCACGTACAAAACGGCCTATTTCGCGTTCGCCATCGAAGCGGGCTGCGGCATGAACAACACCACCCACTATTCGCAGATTCTCCGCAACGTGATGGCATGGTTCGGCGCGACGCCCAGTTCCGCCGAAGAACCGGTCGGAGCGGCTCCGGTGCCGAGTGGTTTCGCGCTGCACGCCAACTATCCGAATCCGTTCAATCCGGTAACGACGCTTGCCTTCGACTTGGCGCGCGCGGTGCCGGTCCAGCTGCGGGTGTTCGACATTCAGGGCCGGCAGGTGGCCGTGCTGGCCGATGGACAGATGGCGGCCGGGTCCCACACCGTAACGTTCGATGGTACCGGTTTGGCCAGCGGAATCTACCTCGCGCATTTGCAGGCGGGTGACTACTCCGCCACTCAGCGGATGGTTCTTCTCAAGTAG